The Kocuria sp. TGY1127_2 genome includes a window with the following:
- a CDS encoding DUF885 domain-containing protein translates to MTSPLPAALKLDRETTDIDRVANSYYDKLMELDPATATIEGIPGHETEYGDLSPAGTLEFIRAAREALEQVNEIDPQDDVDRVTLDAMNESLGLIIEMHEAGLGDWELNNLATPAHDVRQVFDLMPQSTQQDWLHIVGRMKNVPQALAGFRESLAEAASQGRIAAARQVHLLIQQFGAYTEPDGFFDQLAQRAAASDPTLDNTARAAAQGARTAYADLAAFLRTRLLPQAPERDAVGRERYGLHSRAFLGAAVNLDETYAWGVAELDRIIAEQQRVADRIKSGASVREAKSVLDEDPSRKLHGKEELRDWMQELSERAVEDLAKEHFVIEGPMRDLECMIAPTQEGGIYYTGPSADFSRPGRMWWSITEGESEFTTWSETSTVYHEGVPGHHLQISTAAAMAESMNRWRANGLWYSGHGEGWALYAERLMAELGYLDDPGDMMGMLDGQRMRAARVVFDIGVHCELEIPQRWVEELDLTPGTWSPDSGYEFLRHNLAIPQGQLDFEFNRYLGWCGQAPSYKIGQRMWEQLRDEAVARGESLKEFHTRALKIGSVGLDTLKRALSA, encoded by the coding sequence ATGACTTCGCCTTTGCCCGCAGCCCTGAAACTCGATCGCGAGACCACCGACATCGACCGGGTCGCGAACAGTTACTATGACAAGCTCATGGAGTTGGACCCCGCCACCGCGACCATCGAAGGCATACCCGGGCACGAAACGGAGTACGGCGACCTCTCCCCCGCCGGAACACTCGAGTTCATCCGGGCAGCGCGGGAGGCTCTCGAGCAAGTCAACGAGATCGACCCCCAGGACGACGTCGACCGCGTGACCCTTGACGCGATGAATGAGAGCCTCGGCCTGATCATCGAAATGCACGAGGCCGGCCTCGGCGACTGGGAGCTCAACAACCTGGCGACGCCGGCACATGACGTCCGGCAGGTCTTCGACCTCATGCCCCAGTCCACGCAGCAAGATTGGCTGCACATCGTAGGCAGAATGAAAAACGTTCCCCAGGCGCTCGCGGGCTTCAGAGAAAGCTTGGCCGAAGCCGCGAGCCAGGGGAGAATTGCGGCGGCCCGCCAGGTTCACCTCCTGATCCAGCAATTCGGCGCCTACACGGAGCCCGATGGATTCTTCGACCAGCTGGCCCAGCGTGCCGCCGCATCGGATCCGACCCTCGACAACACCGCCCGTGCCGCGGCACAGGGCGCGCGAACGGCCTATGCCGATCTCGCCGCATTTCTCCGGACTCGACTCCTTCCGCAGGCTCCTGAGCGCGACGCCGTGGGCCGTGAGCGTTACGGATTGCATTCGCGAGCTTTCCTGGGTGCCGCGGTCAACCTCGACGAAACCTATGCCTGGGGCGTTGCCGAACTCGACCGGATCATTGCGGAACAGCAAAGAGTCGCCGATCGAATCAAGTCAGGGGCGTCCGTCCGAGAAGCCAAGTCCGTTCTCGACGAAGACCCCTCGCGCAAGCTCCACGGGAAGGAAGAGCTGCGCGATTGGATGCAAGAACTCTCCGAGCGAGCGGTCGAGGACCTCGCGAAAGAGCACTTCGTGATCGAAGGCCCAATGCGTGACCTGGAATGCATGATCGCGCCGACCCAAGAAGGCGGCATCTACTACACGGGCCCGTCCGCAGACTTCTCCAGGCCGGGGCGGATGTGGTGGTCCATCACAGAAGGCGAATCGGAATTCACCACGTGGAGCGAGACCTCGACCGTCTACCACGAGGGCGTGCCGGGCCACCATCTCCAGATCTCGACCGCGGCGGCGATGGCCGAGAGCATGAATAGGTGGCGCGCCAACGGCCTGTGGTATTCGGGTCATGGCGAGGGCTGGGCACTGTACGCCGAGCGGCTCATGGCCGAACTCGGCTACCTGGACGATCCCGGCGACATGATGGGCATGCTCGATGGCCAACGTATGCGCGCGGCCCGCGTGGTCTTCGACATCGGGGTGCACTGCGAACTCGAGATCCCCCAGCGGTGGGTCGAGGAGCTCGACCTCACTCCGGGTACATGGTCGCCGGATTCGGGCTACGAATTCTTGCGCCACAACTTGGCGATCCCCCAAGGTCAACTGGATTTCGAGTTCAACCGGTACCTCGGATGGTGTGGGCAAGCTCCGTCCTACAAAATAGGCCAGCGCATGTGGGAGCAGCTTCGCGACGAGGCAGTTGCGCGCGGTGAGTCCCTGAAGGAATTCCACACGAGGGCCTTGAAGATCGGCTCCGTCGGACTCGACACCCTCAAACGGGCCTTGTCCGCGTAG
- a CDS encoding acyl-CoA carboxylase subunit beta, whose translation MTEDLSRQDSDDAQNEPGPDLTTTAGKIADFYARREASWMPTGPAPVERQHSRGKNTARERIEMFLDEDSFVEFDALATHRTTAFGMDKKKPLGDGLVSGYGTVDGRLVAIYSQDFTVYGGSLSQVNGEKIVKVQKFALRNGCPVVGINDGGGARIQEGVASLAMFADIFRMNVRASGVVPQISVIMGPCAGGAAYSPALTDYVIMVDKTSHMFITGPDVIKTVTGEEVDMETLGGAKSHNSVTGTSHYLAEDEDDAFDFLRELLEFLPSNNLQDGLLVEHDQEPEITVDDLDLDGLIPDSANQPYDMRSVIETVVDDGHFLEMQALYAPNIMTGYGRVEGRTVGVIANQPMQFAGTLDIAASEKAARFVRHCDAFNIPILTFVDVPGFLPGTEQEFNGIIRRGAKLIFAYAEATVPIVTVITRKAYGGAYIVMGSKKLGADINLAWPTAQIGVMGAQGAVNILYRRDLKTAEENGDDVEALRSELIQKYEEELLNPYQAAERGYIDSVIAPSETRVNIIKSLRALHDKRAALPAKKHGNIPL comes from the coding sequence ATGACCGAAGATCTCTCCCGCCAGGATTCCGACGACGCGCAGAACGAGCCAGGCCCGGACCTCACCACCACGGCCGGCAAAATCGCCGATTTTTACGCGCGCCGCGAGGCCTCGTGGATGCCTACCGGTCCAGCTCCCGTCGAGCGCCAGCATTCCCGTGGCAAAAACACCGCCCGCGAGCGCATCGAAATGTTTTTGGACGAAGATTCTTTCGTCGAATTCGATGCCTTGGCGACTCATCGCACCACCGCATTCGGGATGGACAAGAAGAAGCCTCTGGGTGACGGGCTGGTGTCCGGTTACGGGACGGTCGACGGTCGACTCGTGGCCATCTACTCCCAGGACTTCACCGTCTACGGTGGTTCCCTGTCTCAGGTCAATGGAGAGAAGATCGTCAAGGTCCAGAAGTTTGCGTTGCGCAACGGCTGCCCTGTGGTCGGCATTAACGACGGCGGCGGCGCACGTATCCAAGAGGGCGTCGCTTCGTTGGCCATGTTCGCGGATATATTCCGCATGAATGTGCGCGCTTCGGGGGTCGTGCCCCAGATTTCCGTGATCATGGGTCCCTGCGCGGGCGGTGCAGCCTACTCTCCCGCCCTCACGGATTACGTGATTATGGTCGACAAGACCTCCCATATGTTCATTACCGGCCCGGACGTCATCAAGACCGTCACGGGCGAAGAGGTAGACATGGAGACCTTGGGCGGTGCGAAGTCGCACAACTCCGTGACGGGCACCTCGCACTACCTCGCCGAAGACGAGGATGATGCTTTCGACTTCCTCCGGGAGTTGCTGGAGTTTCTCCCGTCCAACAATCTTCAGGACGGTCTGCTCGTCGAGCACGACCAAGAACCCGAGATCACGGTGGACGATCTGGATCTCGATGGCCTGATCCCTGATTCCGCCAATCAGCCCTACGACATGCGTTCGGTGATCGAGACAGTTGTCGACGACGGCCACTTCCTCGAGATGCAGGCGTTGTACGCCCCCAACATCATGACCGGTTACGGTCGGGTGGAGGGGCGGACCGTCGGCGTCATCGCGAATCAGCCTATGCAGTTTGCGGGGACCTTGGATATCGCGGCCTCCGAGAAGGCCGCGCGCTTTGTGCGCCACTGCGATGCCTTCAATATTCCTATCCTCACTTTCGTGGACGTGCCCGGTTTCTTGCCGGGCACCGAACAGGAGTTCAACGGAATCATCCGACGCGGGGCGAAGCTGATCTTCGCCTACGCGGAAGCCACGGTGCCGATCGTCACGGTGATCACCCGCAAGGCCTACGGGGGCGCATACATCGTCATGGGCTCTAAGAAGCTCGGTGCGGACATCAACCTTGCGTGGCCCACGGCTCAGATCGGGGTCATGGGTGCACAGGGCGCCGTCAATATCCTGTACCGCAGGGACCTCAAGACCGCGGAGGAGAACGGCGACGACGTCGAGGCTCTGCGTTCCGAGTTGATCCAAAAGTACGAAGAAGAGCTCCTGAATCCTTACCAGGCCGCGGAACGCGGTTATATCGACTCGGTTATCGCTCCATCCGAAACACGAGTGAACATCATCAAGTCCCTGCGCGCTCTTCACGACAAACGAGCCGCTCTGCCCGCCAAGAAACACGGCAACATCCCGCTCTAG
- a CDS encoding acyl-CoA carboxylase subunit epsilon, which yields MAPEEEFQESEQPLFSVVKGSASEEEIAALTIAVLQTQRPQTATKSRQSAKPLTEVGRLLSRRQRIGAGLPPGPGSWRRAKPR from the coding sequence ATGGCACCCGAAGAGGAATTCCAAGAGTCGGAACAGCCGTTGTTCTCGGTGGTCAAGGGCTCGGCGAGCGAAGAAGAGATCGCGGCTCTGACCATCGCCGTGCTGCAAACCCAACGGCCGCAGACTGCCACGAAGTCCAGGCAATCCGCGAAGCCGCTGACCGAGGTCGGCCGTCTGCTCTCGCGCCGTCAACGCATCGGCGCGGGCCTGCCCCCGGGACCGGGCTCATGGCGGCGAGCCAAACCGAGGTAA